The DNA window ACATAACATCAGGAGAGCCTGCTGATAATTCTGCTATTCACTCAATGTGCTAACTTACAAATTttcactctcccccccccccccccccttccaactgCTTCTAAATCTTTTcaaggaggaaagaaaaaaagtaCAAAGTAAACCGTAGAGCCAGTGGTATACATCCTGAGCTCTCAAAATGCTGCAAGTATCGTGCATTTTTCTGTGTTTGATGCTTTAGCGAGATTTTACTGCATACTCTTACGCAAGCAAGTCTTGTTTTCCATATTGCACTGCTACAGCTCTACTACTAAACCCCACAATGcacatatctctatatatatcacgttatattcaatgcagcctcttacaccaccagatattttatccgtggtgtggctgggcaaccgaggtccgcaatttataggacatgtccgtaatggccgtgaattgcggcactgcacggactcgcccatagaactctatgggcgagtgtggcagtttacgggcatctgtggtgtctatgttgctgatcagcaacttgcggaccgtaaaatcattacggccatgtaagaccagccttagtgtgTTGCACTTCATACAATGCCCTTGGAGACGATAATTTACATTATCAATAATTAGATATTTGCCATGCAGAAAATATTGATGCAACATCAAATAACATGTCATATCTTGCTACATAAGAAATACTGATAATTAGAGCTTTCCCATAATAATATAAGGCCTGTGTGTTCTGGCAGACAGTCTATAGTGCTAGGGAAGGTTTATTCTAGAACTTATATGGGATAGTGTATTGAGTTTTTCAGCTTCGCATTTTTCTTCACATACTGTCTAGTAAATAATCTAATAATGGTATCTGATCTATTTCAGGAAAAAGAGAGTCTACAAAAGCGTGTGCATCTCATTCTGCCTAGTAATCATGTTGACCATCTTCCAGAGGGGAACATCCCCTGGACTTCTTTTCACTCAAAGTAGTATGGATTCAGAGGAGCTTTTGAGTACTATGAAAAGGAACACCTATCCTGTCCCATCTGGCTTTTGGGCAGCCAAAACACAGGAACAGATGACTGCAGCTTCTATTACTGATACATATCCTACTGAATGGGATGTAAATTCCATCAACTGCACTGCTAATTCGAACCTTACCAACCTGGACTGGTTCAAGACGCTGGAGCCTAACTTCAAGCAGTTTCTTCTGTACCGCCACTGTCGTTACTTCCCCATGATTATTAATAACCCACAGAAGTGCAGCGGAGACATTCACCTTTTAATTGTAGTTAAATCAATAATTACTCAGCATGATCGAAGGGATGTCATTCGTAAAACCTGGGGAAAGGAGAAAGAAGTTAACGGCAAGAAAATAAGAACTGTATTTCTTCTGGGGACTGCcatgaaagaagaggagcgagccAATTACCAAAAACTGTTGGATTTTGAGAATCAGATATATGGAGATATCCTACAGTGGGATTTTCTAGATTCCTTTTTTAACTTGACTTTAAAGGAAGTCCACTTTCTAAAGTGGATGAATATCTACTGTCATCATGTATCTTATATTTTCAAAGGCGACGATGATGTGTTTGTCAGCCCGACTAATATTTTGGAGTTTTTAGATGGAAATAACATGCCAGACCTCTTTGTAGGAGATGTGCTCTATAAAGCTCGACCCATCCGGAAGAAAGAGAATAAATACTACATCCCAAACTCTCTGTATGATAAAAGCCTCTATCCTCCATATGCTGGTGGTGGTGGATTCATCATGGCAGGTTCTTTGGTGAAGAATTTGTTCAAAGCTTCGGAAACCTTAGATCTGTATCCAATTGATGATGTTTTTCTGGGGATGTGCCTAGAAGTTATTAAGGTCAACCCTATTTTGCACGAAGGATTTAAAACATTTGGCATTGTACGAAATAAAAACAGCAAGATGAACAAAGAGCCATGTTTTTATCGCAGTATGCTTGTCGTGCATAAACTGCTTCCCGCAGAACTACTACAAATGTGGGAACTTGTGCATAGTAACTTAACCTGTTCACGGAAGGTCAACATCCTTTAGTGATTTCAAGACGTCAGGAGAGAAATCCTGAAAAAATAACTTATTTTTATAATAACTGTTTTCCTGGCAGGTTTCGGGATAAAACATgtcataaaaaaattattttcttagTTAATGTATATATGGGTGATACAGTTTTTGGACCGTTTTGTTAAGAGACTTGACCTTATCCTAGGTACGATAACTTATATGTTTTGAATGAAGGTCTGTTTTTAACCATGGATATTTCTGATGTGGTGAAAGCTTGCAATGTTTTATATGGGACAAACCAAAACTTAGCCTGAAGGAAATACTAtgaagtacagtatatactcaacgCTGGGTTTAACTAACATACATGGAGAAAAGCCATGCAGAGTCCATGAACACAATGATCTATAATAAACGGTGCTGTCTTGTGGTCCATGGCCTGGGTATAGCCCCCACGGAAacctgcagatatattatattgtgGACTCTGGAAAGCTGATTTCCAAACTCTTGAAACCAtaattgttttatattatttatatccaagttTTTTTGATGATTGATCTCTTTGCTGAATGAttttaaatgttgtttttttttttttttttgaaaattgttAATTTATAAAATGTTAAATTAAAATGAGCATTCTGATAATTTTATTTGCTTAAAAATTTATTGGAAATTGCTGCTTATTACTTGGCACCATtaactttttttctgtttttttaattgcaaaaaactttatttaccttttaaagggatcctatcattggaaaccctttttttctgactaacatgtcggaatagccttaagaaaggctattcctctcctacctttagatgtcttctctgcgccaccgttcggcaggaatccgggttttcttcggtattcaaatgagttctctcgcagcactgggggtggtccccagcgctcaaacagcactgggggcatcatcAAAGtggcaagagaactctccagtgatgcctccatctttttctggaacgctctctccctgtttcgtcttctgtcctgggtttcaatcttctaggcctcgggcagaaccgactgcgcatgcccgggccacaagaaattggccgcttacacagtaagctggtgtaagcagccattttcttgtggcctgggcatgcgcaatcggctcggcctgaggcctagaagattgaaatccaggacggaagaagacgtgcagagaggcgggttcctgaagaagatggaggggtcgctggagagttccctggcagcattggggacacccccagtgctttttgagctctggggcccgcccccagtgttgcgagataactcatttgcataccgacataaAACGGGATTAcaggcaaacggcggcgcggagaagacaacgaaaggtaggagaatagcctttcttaaggcctttcttaaccccttcccgacatgcgccgtaatagtacggcgcatgtcgggtctgtaactatggcgaccgcctgggagccgggcagccgccatagccgccgagtgtctactgctttaagcagtagacaaccggctcttatgcctccgatcggtccccggaccgatcggaggcattaacccctccggcgccgcggtctaaggcgccggaggcgccattttcccggcggcgcatgggcgccgccattttggccggggtcgccggctcctggagcatgctccagggctgatgtgccgttgccatgacagtcgggagccttatacaggctcccaggcttgtctgcaaagtgtctcttttgcaggc is part of the Leptodactylus fuscus isolate aLepFus1 chromosome 3, aLepFus1.hap2, whole genome shotgun sequence genome and encodes:
- the B3GNT7 gene encoding UDP-GlcNAc:betaGal beta-1,3-N-acetylglucosaminyltransferase 7; amino-acid sequence: MLQWKKRVYKSVCISFCLVIMLTIFQRGTSPGLLFTQSSMDSEELLSTMKRNTYPVPSGFWAAKTQEQMTAASITDTYPTEWDVNSINCTANSNLTNLDWFKTLEPNFKQFLLYRHCRYFPMIINNPQKCSGDIHLLIVVKSIITQHDRRDVIRKTWGKEKEVNGKKIRTVFLLGTAMKEEERANYQKLLDFENQIYGDILQWDFLDSFFNLTLKEVHFLKWMNIYCHHVSYIFKGDDDVFVSPTNILEFLDGNNMPDLFVGDVLYKARPIRKKENKYYIPNSLYDKSLYPPYAGGGGFIMAGSLVKNLFKASETLDLYPIDDVFLGMCLEVIKVNPILHEGFKTFGIVRNKNSKMNKEPCFYRSMLVVHKLLPAELLQMWELVHSNLTCSRKVNIL